One window of Trifolium pratense cultivar HEN17-A07 linkage group LG5, ARS_RC_1.1, whole genome shotgun sequence genomic DNA carries:
- the LOC123883602 gene encoding uncharacterized protein LOC123883602 isoform X1: MAAAGKTRTMFEGLVKDGSLKWLLGKKSYFDEEFEEMENSPSAGKNFVRELSPVANLVVRRCAKILQTCSSDLQESFNQEASESLKIPSRYARNLLEYCCFKALSLKAQMSGHLLDKTFRRLTYDMMLAWEVPSATSLPLTNKVDEDVSVGLEAFCRIAPAVPIIANVIVCENLFEALSSSTGGRLQFPIYDKYLGGIEKAIKKMKSNSESSLLSAIRSTKGEKILEIDGTVTTQPVLEHVGISTWPGRLILTDHALYFEELRVVSYDKPKRYDLSDDLNQIVKPELTGPWGTRLFDKAVFYSSSSLSEPAVLEFPELKGHARRDYWLAIIREILCVHKFITKFGIKGVARDEALWKAVLGILRLQAIQDMSSVGPILNDSLLMFNLCDQLPGGDFILETLVHMSYSRESERGNDSKPESGMYSISVLDTVSNLGFVFGTSSNSSNEGRIAVGEVTVGEITLLEKVVKESKNNYKKVVSAQATVDGSKVDGIDTNLAVMKELLFPLDELRKSLQSLAYWDDPLKSSGFCLFFGYIIWRGWLGYAAALVLVLVASFMIITRWFNQGRPVTEVKVVAPPPMNTMEQLLAVQTAVSQAEQLIQDGNIVLLKFRGLLLSIFPQATEKLAFALLSAGLMLALLPIKYIVLLVFLEIFTMYSPPRKANTERWERRFREWWFSIPAAPVKLEREKEDKKKK, encoded by the exons ATGGCTGCGGCCGGAAAAACCAGAACTATGTTTGAAGGTCTAGTAAAAGATGGATCGCTTAAATGGTTGCTTGGCAAGAAAAGTTATTTTGATGAAGAATTTGAGGAGATGGAAAATTCGCCTTCTGCTGGGAAGAATTTTGTACGCGAGCTTTCTCCCGTTGCAAACCTAGTTGTTCGTAGATGTGCAAA AATCCTTCAGACCTGTTCAAGTGATCTTCAAGAGAGCTTCAATCAAGAGGCATCGGAATCCCTAAAAATTCCATCACGATATGCGAGGAACTTATTGGAGTATTGTTGTTTCAAAGCACTTTCATTGAAAGCACAAATGTCTGGTCATCTACTTGATAAAACATTCCGGCGATTGACTTACGACATGATGTTAGCTTGGGAGGTCCCATCTGCCACTAGCCTACCTCTGACTAAT AAGGTCGATGAAGATGTATCTGTTGGCTTAGAAGCTTTCTGTCGAATAGCTCCTGCGGTTCCCATCATTGCCAATGTCATCGTTTGTGAAAATCTTTTTGAGGCACTGAGTTCGTCAACCGGTGGTCGCCTCCAGTTCCCCATCTATGACAAGTACCTGGGTGGGATAGAAAA agcaataaaaaaaatgaagagcaATTCCGAGTCTTCTCTCCTTTCTGCTATAAGATCCACTAAAGGCGAGAAGATTCTTGAGATTGATGGAACCGTCACCACACAGCCAGTGCTTGAGCATGTAGGAATATCAACCTGGCCTG GAAGGTTAATCCTGACAGATCATGCACTTTATTTTGAAGAACTTCGCGTTGTATCATATGACAAACCAAAAAGATATGATTTATCAGACGATCTAAACCAAATTGTTAAACCTGAGTTGACTGGGCCATGGGGTACTCGACTTTTTGACAAAGCAGTATTCTATAGTTCATCATCCTT ATCAGAACCAGCTGTACTTGAATTCCCAGAGCTTAAAGGCCATGCTCGTCGTGATTATTGGCTAGCTATCATCAGAGAGATTCTTTGTGTTCACAAATTCATAACCAAGTTTGGAATTAAAGGGGTCGCACGGGATGAAGCACTTTGGAAGGCTGTTTTAGGAATTTTGCGTTTGCAAGCCATCCAAGATATGAGTTCTGTGGGTCCTATACTGAATGATTCTCTTCTCATGTTTAATTTATGTGATCAGCTTCCAGGTGGTGATTTTATATTAGAAACCCTTGTACATATGTCATATTCAAGGGAGTCAGAACGCGGGAATGATTCCAAGCCTGAAAGTGGAATGTATTCTATCTCGGTCTTGGACACGGTTTCTAACTTGGGATTCGTATTTGGAACAAGTTCGAACAGCTCAAATGAGGGCAGAATTGCTGTCGGTGAAGTAACTGTTGGAGAGATAACTTTGTTGGAAAAAGTAGTTAAAGAATCTaagaacaattataaaaaagtcGTGTCTGCACAGGCAACAGTTGACGGTTCTAAAGTCGATGGCATCGACACTAATTTGGCTGTCATGAAG GAATTGCTTTTTCCTCTTGATGAACTTAGGAAGTCTCTTCAATCTTTGGCATATTGGGACGACCCATTGAAGTCTTCTGGGTTTTGTTTGTTCTTCGGCTACATCATCTGGAG GGGCTGGCTTGGCTATGCAGCGGCACTTGTACTTGTGTTGGTTGCATCTTTTATGATAATTACCAGATGGTTTAATCAAGGTAGGCCTGTAACTGAAGTTAAAGTTGTAGCCCCTCCACCGATGAATACAATGGAACAGCTTCTAGCTGTTCAAACTGCTGTCTCTCAAGCTGAACAGCTCATACAAGATGGTAATATAGTTCTTCTCAAGTTCCGCGGGTTGTTACTCTCCATATTTCCTCAG GCGACAGAGAAGCTGGCATTTGCTCTTCTATCAGCTGGGTTGATGTTGGCTTTGTTACCTATTAAATACATAGTTCTGCTAGTGTTCTTGGAGATATTTACAATGTATTCACCTCCAAGGAAAGCTAACACAGAGAGATGGGAGAGGAGATTTAGGGAATGGTGGTTCAGCATACCGGCTGCTCCTGTTAAACTTGAAAGAGAAAAAGAggacaagaagaaaaaatga
- the LOC123883602 gene encoding uncharacterized protein LOC123883602 isoform X2 has product MAAAGKTRTMFEGLVKDGSLKWLLGKKSYFDEEFEEMENSPSAGKNFVRELSPVANLVVRRCAKILQTCSSDLQESFNQEASESLKIPSRYARNLLEYCCFKALSLKAQMSGHLLDKTFRRLTYDMMLAWEVPSATSLPLTNVDEDVSVGLEAFCRIAPAVPIIANVIVCENLFEALSSSTGGRLQFPIYDKYLGGIEKAIKKMKSNSESSLLSAIRSTKGEKILEIDGTVTTQPVLEHVGISTWPGRLILTDHALYFEELRVVSYDKPKRYDLSDDLNQIVKPELTGPWGTRLFDKAVFYSSSSLSEPAVLEFPELKGHARRDYWLAIIREILCVHKFITKFGIKGVARDEALWKAVLGILRLQAIQDMSSVGPILNDSLLMFNLCDQLPGGDFILETLVHMSYSRESERGNDSKPESGMYSISVLDTVSNLGFVFGTSSNSSNEGRIAVGEVTVGEITLLEKVVKESKNNYKKVVSAQATVDGSKVDGIDTNLAVMKELLFPLDELRKSLQSLAYWDDPLKSSGFCLFFGYIIWRGWLGYAAALVLVLVASFMIITRWFNQGRPVTEVKVVAPPPMNTMEQLLAVQTAVSQAEQLIQDGNIVLLKFRGLLLSIFPQATEKLAFALLSAGLMLALLPIKYIVLLVFLEIFTMYSPPRKANTERWERRFREWWFSIPAAPVKLEREKEDKKKK; this is encoded by the exons ATGGCTGCGGCCGGAAAAACCAGAACTATGTTTGAAGGTCTAGTAAAAGATGGATCGCTTAAATGGTTGCTTGGCAAGAAAAGTTATTTTGATGAAGAATTTGAGGAGATGGAAAATTCGCCTTCTGCTGGGAAGAATTTTGTACGCGAGCTTTCTCCCGTTGCAAACCTAGTTGTTCGTAGATGTGCAAA AATCCTTCAGACCTGTTCAAGTGATCTTCAAGAGAGCTTCAATCAAGAGGCATCGGAATCCCTAAAAATTCCATCACGATATGCGAGGAACTTATTGGAGTATTGTTGTTTCAAAGCACTTTCATTGAAAGCACAAATGTCTGGTCATCTACTTGATAAAACATTCCGGCGATTGACTTACGACATGATGTTAGCTTGGGAGGTCCCATCTGCCACTAGCCTACCTCTGACTAAT GTCGATGAAGATGTATCTGTTGGCTTAGAAGCTTTCTGTCGAATAGCTCCTGCGGTTCCCATCATTGCCAATGTCATCGTTTGTGAAAATCTTTTTGAGGCACTGAGTTCGTCAACCGGTGGTCGCCTCCAGTTCCCCATCTATGACAAGTACCTGGGTGGGATAGAAAA agcaataaaaaaaatgaagagcaATTCCGAGTCTTCTCTCCTTTCTGCTATAAGATCCACTAAAGGCGAGAAGATTCTTGAGATTGATGGAACCGTCACCACACAGCCAGTGCTTGAGCATGTAGGAATATCAACCTGGCCTG GAAGGTTAATCCTGACAGATCATGCACTTTATTTTGAAGAACTTCGCGTTGTATCATATGACAAACCAAAAAGATATGATTTATCAGACGATCTAAACCAAATTGTTAAACCTGAGTTGACTGGGCCATGGGGTACTCGACTTTTTGACAAAGCAGTATTCTATAGTTCATCATCCTT ATCAGAACCAGCTGTACTTGAATTCCCAGAGCTTAAAGGCCATGCTCGTCGTGATTATTGGCTAGCTATCATCAGAGAGATTCTTTGTGTTCACAAATTCATAACCAAGTTTGGAATTAAAGGGGTCGCACGGGATGAAGCACTTTGGAAGGCTGTTTTAGGAATTTTGCGTTTGCAAGCCATCCAAGATATGAGTTCTGTGGGTCCTATACTGAATGATTCTCTTCTCATGTTTAATTTATGTGATCAGCTTCCAGGTGGTGATTTTATATTAGAAACCCTTGTACATATGTCATATTCAAGGGAGTCAGAACGCGGGAATGATTCCAAGCCTGAAAGTGGAATGTATTCTATCTCGGTCTTGGACACGGTTTCTAACTTGGGATTCGTATTTGGAACAAGTTCGAACAGCTCAAATGAGGGCAGAATTGCTGTCGGTGAAGTAACTGTTGGAGAGATAACTTTGTTGGAAAAAGTAGTTAAAGAATCTaagaacaattataaaaaagtcGTGTCTGCACAGGCAACAGTTGACGGTTCTAAAGTCGATGGCATCGACACTAATTTGGCTGTCATGAAG GAATTGCTTTTTCCTCTTGATGAACTTAGGAAGTCTCTTCAATCTTTGGCATATTGGGACGACCCATTGAAGTCTTCTGGGTTTTGTTTGTTCTTCGGCTACATCATCTGGAG GGGCTGGCTTGGCTATGCAGCGGCACTTGTACTTGTGTTGGTTGCATCTTTTATGATAATTACCAGATGGTTTAATCAAGGTAGGCCTGTAACTGAAGTTAAAGTTGTAGCCCCTCCACCGATGAATACAATGGAACAGCTTCTAGCTGTTCAAACTGCTGTCTCTCAAGCTGAACAGCTCATACAAGATGGTAATATAGTTCTTCTCAAGTTCCGCGGGTTGTTACTCTCCATATTTCCTCAG GCGACAGAGAAGCTGGCATTTGCTCTTCTATCAGCTGGGTTGATGTTGGCTTTGTTACCTATTAAATACATAGTTCTGCTAGTGTTCTTGGAGATATTTACAATGTATTCACCTCCAAGGAAAGCTAACACAGAGAGATGGGAGAGGAGATTTAGGGAATGGTGGTTCAGCATACCGGCTGCTCCTGTTAAACTTGAAAGAGAAAAAGAggacaagaagaaaaaatga
- the LOC123884419 gene encoding VQ motif-containing protein 20-like: MSPSQFHAKKEITPTITKSNNNVNGMLPPNLKINKDSHFIKKSSPTSSPPSSSSSTSSSMMNSMMASNKPPQQHRHPVIIYTHSPRVIHTHPKDFMALVQKLTGLSRSEEEDVGSSNVAPSSQFQPKQEPVSHIGMMVGEKENDQKRVVTLRNEDNEASSSVTTDENNCGNNISENQVNSCFLTSDAPIFEPPLNPNYMSNFLASSSAEFMYSSQPMLNYSDSFFSNNMRTSTTLGGMKEFGDYGL, from the coding sequence ATGAGTCCTTCACAATTTCATGCAAAGAAAGAAATCACCCCAACCATCACAAAATCCAACAACAACGTTAATGGAATGTTACCaccaaatttgaaaatcaataaaGATTctcatttcataaaaaaatcatcGCCAACATCGTCACCGCCATCGTCGTCATCATCAACATCGTCTTCAATGATGAATAGCATGATGGCATCAAATAAACCACCGCAACAACATCGTCATCCGGTAATAATTTACACACATTCTCCGCGAGTCATCCATACTCACCCTAAGGATTTTATGGCATTGGTGCAAAAGCTCACCGGGCTCTCTCGCTCGGAGGAAGAGGACGTAGGGAGCAGCAATGTTGCCCCCTCATCTCAATTTCAGCCGAAGCAGGAGCCTGTGAGCCACATTGGGATGATGGTGGGAGAAAAAGAGAATGACCAAAAAAGGGTTGTTACCCTTAGAAATGAGGACAATGAGGCATCGTCATCGGTGACCACCGATGAAAACAATTGTGGTAACAATATTAGTGAAAATCAGGTTAACTCGTGTTTCCTTACATCCGATGCACCAATATTTGAGCCTCCGTTGAACCCTAATTACATGTCAAACTTCTTGGCGTCGAGCTCGGCGGAGTTCATGTACTCAAGTCAGCCAATGTTGAATTACTCAGATTCATTTTTCTCTAATAACATGAGGACCTCTACCACCTTGGGAGGGATGAAAGAGTTTGGTGACTATGGATTAtag
- the LOC123885006 gene encoding transcription factor BEE 1-like, translated as MAEFTENFQNIIRPSFPFLDSDQSMELLNQFMENSSNMNMMQNLMPFSCDSILEHHQQQQEHELFPRNLEENFHGLVHHHHHVNNHNHNAVQVSFPNFQEENKVHHDGKKRKMMDFQETSSANSTPAVSESGSKTKHSGGRGKRLKSYETEDQEKAKEVVHVRARRGQATDSHSLAERVRRGKINEKLRCLQNIVPGCYKTMGMAVMLDEIINYVQSLQHQVEFLSLKLTAASTYYDFNSETDDLETMQRARASEAKELARYKREEYGGISCFQPTWPL; from the exons atggcTGAATTCacagaaaattttcaaaatattattagaccctcttttccttttcttgattCTGATCAAAGTATGGAACTATTGAATCAATTCATGGAAAATTCTTCAAACATGAATATGATGCAAAATTTGATGCCTTTTTCTTGTGACAGCATCTTggaacatcatcaacaacaacaggaACATGAGTTGTTTCCAAGAAACTTGGAAGAAAATTTTCATGGTCttgttcatcatcatcatcatgttaataatcataatcacaatgcAGTTCAAGTTTCATTTCCAAAttttcaagaagaaaataaagTTCATCATGatggaaaaaagagaaaaatgatgGATTTTCAAGAAACTAGTTCTGCAAATTCAACTCCTGCAGTTTCTGAGAGTGGAAGCAAAACcaaacat AGTGGTGGAAGAGGAAAAAGACTGAAAAGCTATGAAACAGAAGATCAAGAGAAAGCAAAGGAAGTTGTTCATGTTAGAGCAAGAAGAGGTCAAGCTACTGATAGTCACAGTTTAGCAGAAAGG GTTAGAAGAGGGAAAATCAATGAGAAATTGAGGTGCTTGCAGAATATTGTTCCTGGATGTTACAag ACCATGGGAATGGCAGTAATGTTGGATGAAATCATAAACTATGTTCAGTCTTTGCAGCATCAAGTAGAG TTTCTTTCTTTGAAGCTTACTGCAGCAAGCACTTATTATGACTTCAATTCAGAGACAGATGATTTAGAAACAATGCAG AGAGCAAGGGCATCTGAGGCAAAAGAATTAGCAAGGTATAAGAGAGAAGAATATGGAGGAATTTCATGCTTTCAACCAACATGGCCCCTTTGA